From a single Apium graveolens cultivar Ventura chromosome 2, ASM990537v1, whole genome shotgun sequence genomic region:
- the LOC141707166 gene encoding pullulanase 1, chloroplastic isoform X4: MVPPALVAKDRIKCQLSVAIFSSAGTLISATGIQLPGVVDELFSYTGPLGAVFSDETITFYLWAPTAQRVHVLIYGDAARDDPLKNVQLKETNGVWTAHGPRSWEGCYYVYEVYVYHPSTLRVERCLANDPYARGLSADGKRTLLVNIDSDACKPQGWESLADEKPDVDSFSDISIYELHIRDFSVNDYTVDPDFRGGYLAFTSQESAGIHHLRKLSKAGITHVHLLPAFQFDGVKDEKDKWKSVDTQMLEFLPPDSAQQQEYITAIQNEDGYNWGYNPVLWGVPKGSYASNPNGPSRTIEFRKMVQALNRIGLRVVLDVVYNHLQGSGPFGENSVLDKIVPGYYLRMNTNGQIENSACMNNTASEHFMVERLIIDDLLCWAVDYKVDGFRFDLMGHLMKHTMVKAKNMLQDLSKIKHGVEGAKIYIYGEGWDFGEVAKNGRGTNASQFNISNTGIGSFNDRIRDAVLGGSPFGHPLQQGFVTGLALEANGHDHGSKSDAERTLAVSKDHIQVGMAANLKDYVLTDCDGKEVKGSQVKTYDGIPVAYASCPAETVNYVSAHDNETLFDIISLKTPMDISVDERCRINHLATSIVALSQGIPFFHAGDEMLRSKSLDRDSYNSGDWFNRMDFSYSFNNWGVGLPPKEKNEKNWPLMKPRLADPSFKPHSHHILAAVENLLNLLKIRYSSPLFRLKTANAIQERVQFYNTGPSWIPGVIVMGIEDGHNGIPGLSQLDSISSNSYSHIVVVINVCPNEVSFSSHALQAKSFQLHPVQINSTDNIVKNSTYDASAGHFKVPSRTTSVFVECRD; encoded by the exons ATGGTCCCTCCTGCTTTGGTTGCTAAAGATCGAATCAAATGCCAATTATCCGTTGCCATATTCAGTT CTGCAGGAACGTTAATCAGTGCTACTGGTATTCAGTTACCAGGAGTCGTTGACGAATTGTTCTCTTATACTGGTCCCCTTGGTGCTGTTTTCTCAGATGAGACTATCACATTTTATCTGTGGGCCCCAACTGCTCAA AGGGTGCATGTTCTTATTTATGGAGATGCGGCTAGGGACGATCCCTTAAAAAATGTCCAGCTGAAAGAGACGAATGGGGTTTGGACTGCTCATGGGCCAAGATCTTGGGAGGGCTGTTACTATGTCTATGAAGTCTACGTATATCATCCTAGCACCTTACGAGTTGAAAGATGCTTAGCAAATGATCCATATGCTAGAGG GCTCTCGGCTGATGGCAAGAGGACATTGTTGGTCAATATTGACTCTGATGCCTGTAAACCTCAAGGATGGGAATCTTTGGCAGATGAAAAACCTGATGTTGATTCTTTCTCTGACATCAGTATATATGAATTGCATATAAGAGATTTCAG TGTTAATGACTATACTGTGGATCCAGATTTTCGTGGTGGTTATCTTGCTTTTACTTCCCAG GAATCAGCTGGTATCCATCATTTGAGGAAATTGTCAAAAGCTGGTATCACGCATGTTCATCTATTGCCAGCCTTCCAGTTTGACGGCGTGAAGGATGAGAAAGATAAATGGAAGAGTGTAG ATACCCAGATGCTCGAATTTTTACCACCAGATTCAGCTCAGCAACAGGAGTACATAACAGCTATTCAAAACGAGGATGGATACAATTGGGG ATATAACCCTGTCCTCTGGGGAGTGCCTAAAGGAAGTTATGCAAGTAATCCAAATGGTCCATCACGTACGATTGAGTTTCGGAAGATGGTCCAG GCACTCAACCGAATTGGTCTCCGGGTTGTGTTGGATGTTGTTTATAATCATTTGCAAGGAAGTGGTCCTTTCGGTGAAAATTCGGTGCTTGACAAG ATTGTTCCAGGTTACTATCTGAGGATGAACACCAATGGTCAAATTGAGAACAGCGCATGCATGAATAATACAGCCAGCGAGCATTTTATGGTCGAACGTCTGATTATTGATGATCTTTTATGCTGGGCAGTTGATTATAAG GTTGATGGCTTTCGATTTGATCTTATGGGTCATTTAATGAAACATACAATG GTGAAGGCAAAGAATATGCTCCAGGATCTATCAAAAATTAAACATGGAGTAGAAGGTGCAAAAATATATAT ATATGGAGAAGGATGGGACTTCGGTGAAGTGGCAAAAAATGGCCGTGGGACAAATGCATCACAATTCAACATTTCTAACACTGGAATTGGGAG TTTCAACGATCGGATTCGAGATGCAGTTCTTGGTGGATCTCCGTTTGGCCATCCACTTCAGCAAGGTTTTGTCACAGGTTTGGCTTTGGAG GCTAATGGTCATGATCATGGTAGCAAATCTGATGCAGAGCGTACTCTTGCTGTATCAAAGGATCATATACAG GTTGGAATGGCTGCAAACCTAAAGGACTATGTGCTTACTGATTGTGACGGGAAAGAG GTTAAAGGATCTCAAGTTAAAACATATGATGGGATACCTGTTGCATATGCTTCATGCCCCGCTGAAACA GTGAACTATGTATCTGCTCATGACAATGAAACCCTATTCGACATAATAAGCTTAAAG ACTCCGATGGATATATCTGTGGATGAGAGGTGCAGGATAAACCATTTGGCAACAAGTATAGTAGCACTTTCCCAG GGAATACCATTTTTTCATGCTGGGGATGAGATGTTGCGTTCAAAATCATTAGACCGTGATTCATACAATTCTGGAGACTGGTTCAACAG GATGGATTTCAGCTACAGTTTTAATAATTGGGGTGTTGGCCTTCCTCCAAAAGAGAAAAATGAGAAGAACTGGCCGCT CATGAAACCCCGACTGGCAGATCCATCCTTCAAGCCGCATAGTCATCACATCCTGGCTGCTGTTGAAAATTTGTTAAACTTGTTAAAAATTAGATACTCGTCACCTCTCTTCCGATTGAAAACTGCTAACGCTATTCAG GAACGAGTACAATTTTACAATACTGGTCCATCATGGATCCCAGGAGTCATAGTAATGGGCATCGAGGATGGTCACAATGGCATTCCAGGATTGTCTCAACTGGATAGCAT TTCTTCCAACAGTTACTCCCATATTGTTGTTGTGATCAATGTATGCCCAAATGAAGTCTCTTTCTCCAGTCATGCATTACAAGCAAAAAGTTTCCAACTGCATCCAGTACAA ATAAATTCTACTGATAATATTGTCAAGAACTCAACTTATGATGCCTCTGCCGGTCACTTCAAGGTGCCTTCCAGAACAACATCTGTTTTTGTGGAGTGCAGAGATTAA